In one Dehalogenimonas formicexedens genomic region, the following are encoded:
- a CDS encoding type II glyceraldehyde-3-phosphate dehydrogenase, with translation MNGKVRVGINGYGVIGKRVADAVSLQDDMEISGVTAVNADYRVRIAAERGYPIFSVRPDRRQMMTEAHIPTAGSLEDLIKQSDIIVDCAPKGIGAENKPLYEKHRVKAIFQGAEKHELTGLSFVAQVNYDQAVNKDFVRVVSCNTTALCRVNNALNKRGWIKRSRAVLLRRGTDPWESHRDGMINTVIPETKVPSHQGPDACTVIPGLDITTMAGAGPYNLSHIHYSMVETNRPVSLAELRQALWEEPRISFVRSSDGLVALNSVIELMRDLGRPRNDMWEVAVWEDALAADERELYLVFQVHNEAITIPENIDAIRAMCGIETDSAASIAKTDKSLGVLKNFLPKTIPEPTRPTHVGHALAEEREEYQDEGYKGAEEPF, from the coding sequence ATGAACGGTAAGGTCCGCGTCGGCATCAACGGTTACGGCGTCATCGGCAAGCGCGTCGCCGATGCCGTCTCGCTCCAGGACGACATGGAAATAAGCGGCGTCACCGCCGTCAACGCCGACTACCGCGTCCGCATCGCCGCCGAAAGGGGCTACCCCATCTTCAGCGTCCGGCCCGACCGCCGCCAGATGATGACCGAAGCCCACATCCCCACCGCCGGTTCCCTGGAAGACCTGATCAAGCAGAGCGACATCATCGTCGATTGCGCCCCCAAGGGCATCGGTGCCGAGAACAAGCCTCTCTATGAAAAACACCGCGTCAAGGCCATTTTCCAGGGCGCCGAGAAGCATGAACTGACCGGCCTGTCGTTTGTCGCCCAGGTCAACTATGATCAGGCCGTCAACAAGGACTTCGTCCGCGTCGTCTCCTGCAACACCACCGCCCTATGCCGGGTCAACAACGCCCTCAATAAGCGCGGCTGGATCAAGCGCAGCCGGGCGGTCCTGCTTCGCCGCGGCACCGACCCCTGGGAAAGCCACCGCGACGGCATGATCAATACCGTCATCCCCGAGACCAAGGTCCCCTCCCACCAGGGCCCCGATGCCTGCACCGTCATCCCCGGCCTCGACATCACTACCATGGCCGGCGCCGGTCCCTACAACCTGTCCCACATCCACTATTCCATGGTGGAGACCAATCGGCCGGTCAGCCTCGCCGAACTGCGGCAGGCTCTCTGGGAGGAGCCGAGGATCTCCTTCGTCCGGTCTTCGGACGGGCTGGTGGCGCTGAACTCCGTCATCGAGCTGATGCGGGACCTCGGGCGGCCGCGCAATGATATGTGGGAAGTGGCGGTCTGGGAGGATGCCCTGGCGGCGGACGAGCGGGAGCTTTACCTTGTCTTCCAGGTTCACAACGAGGCCATCACCATACCTGAAAACATCGATGCCATCCGCGCCATGTGTGGCATCGAGACCGACAGCGCCGCCTCGATTGCCAAAACCGATAAGTCCCTCGGCGTGCTCAAGAACTTCCTGCCCAAGACGATCCCCGAGCCCACCCGGCCTACTCATGTCGGTCATGCGCTGGCGGAAGAGCGGGAAGAGTATCAGGACGAGGGTTACAAAGGGGCAGAAGAACCGTTCTAG
- a CDS encoding SPFH domain-containing protein: MEKTVKALPGYPMLITAIVILGLSIWLMVAYTANPNVAEIILFVLGYLVSVLIFAGLFVVNPNEAKVLILFGKYTGTVRQNGFFWANPFLTKKKISLRARNLSGQKLKVNDKVGNPIEIAAVIVWQVKDTFKASFDVDNYEDYVIIQSEAAVRHLAQQYPYDSFENEEQEEGLTLRSGADQVNRLLEAELQERLSRAGVAIIEARISHLAYAPEIAEAMLRRQQATAVVAARSRIVQGAVSMVEMALSQLSERHLVELDEERRAAMVSNLLVVLCSESAASPVINAGTLYQ, translated from the coding sequence ATGGAAAAAACCGTCAAAGCCTTGCCCGGGTACCCCATGCTGATCACGGCGATCGTCATCCTCGGGCTATCTATCTGGCTGATGGTAGCCTACACCGCTAATCCGAACGTTGCGGAGATTATCCTGTTCGTCCTGGGTTACCTGGTATCGGTTTTAATCTTCGCCGGGCTGTTCGTAGTCAACCCGAACGAAGCCAAGGTGCTGATCCTCTTCGGCAAATATACCGGGACGGTGCGCCAGAATGGCTTCTTCTGGGCCAACCCGTTCCTGACCAAGAAAAAGATCAGCCTCAGAGCCCGGAACCTTTCAGGACAGAAGCTCAAGGTAAACGACAAAGTCGGCAACCCCATCGAGATCGCCGCGGTTATCGTGTGGCAGGTCAAAGACACCTTCAAGGCCAGCTTCGACGTCGATAACTACGAGGATTACGTCATTATCCAGTCCGAAGCCGCCGTGCGCCACCTGGCGCAGCAGTACCCGTATGACTCGTTCGAAAACGAAGAGCAGGAAGAGGGCCTGACCCTGCGTTCCGGCGCCGACCAAGTCAACAGGCTCCTAGAAGCCGAACTCCAGGAGCGCCTCAGCCGCGCCGGTGTGGCCATCATCGAGGCCCGGATCAGCCACCTGGCCTACGCCCCTGAGATCGCCGAGGCCATGCTCAGGCGGCAGCAGGCGACAGCAGTGGTGGCCGCCCGGAGCCGCATCGTCCAGGGCGCCGTCAGCATGGTCGAGATGGCCCTCAGCCAACTGTCCGAGCGCCACCTGGTCGAACTCGATGAGGAACGGCGGGCGGCCATGGTCAGCAACCTGCTGGTGGTCCTGTGCTCCGAGTCTGCCGCTTCGCCGGTGATCAATGCGGGAACGCTGTATCAATGA
- a CDS encoding Arc family DNA-binding protein, translating to MAKPRRKSFLLRIDERLLTELNRWADQEFRSLNGQIEMILQRAVNDRRKRPDELGPR from the coding sequence ATGGCTAAACCCAGGCGCAAGAGCTTTCTGCTACGCATCGACGAGCGCTTGCTGACCGAGCTTAACCGCTGGGCGGACCAGGAGTTCAGGAGCCTGAACGGGCAGATCGAGATGATCCTGCAGCGGGCGGTTAATGATCGGAGAAAACGCCCTGACGAGTTGGGCCCGCGATAG
- the cbiE gene encoding precorrin-6y C5,15-methyltransferase (decarboxylating) subunit CbiE — MVQHRMPICYIVGIGPGGSPKWLTHAAEEAIKESHLILAWDWSLKPVKDLVKGKTLFFQETRNYLQKEKDAAEQARTTGETVAVLRVGDPCVSSSLAQVLEVFDGFDIRIIPSAGAAQFAAAAARICLDESVLVSFHDGREAEKQRKLKFLVDSFRIGRHLLALTNETQVPRETAAYLLEHGLAPETPVLVCEYMTMEDEQIHPTTLAEVKDTDYRLTSVMVVKNQGHR, encoded by the coding sequence ATGGTTCAACATCGAATGCCAATCTGTTATATCGTTGGAATAGGACCTGGTGGTTCGCCAAAGTGGCTGACCCATGCGGCGGAGGAAGCCATAAAGGAATCACATCTCATCCTGGCTTGGGACTGGTCGCTTAAGCCGGTGAAAGACCTCGTAAAAGGGAAAACCTTGTTTTTCCAGGAAACCAGGAACTATCTCCAGAAAGAAAAAGATGCCGCTGAACAGGCGCGAACCACCGGAGAAACGGTCGCTGTCCTGAGGGTCGGGGATCCGTGCGTGTCTTCCAGCCTGGCGCAGGTCCTCGAAGTATTCGATGGTTTTGATATCCGGATTATTCCATCCGCTGGGGCGGCTCAGTTCGCGGCCGCGGCAGCGCGCATCTGCCTGGATGAGTCAGTATTGGTTTCGTTTCATGATGGCCGTGAAGCTGAGAAACAAAGAAAGCTGAAATTTTTGGTAGACAGTTTTAGGATCGGTCGGCACCTGCTGGCTCTGACCAATGAAACCCAGGTACCGCGAGAGACGGCGGCTTACCTGCTAGAACACGGGCTTGCCCCCGAAACTCCGGTGCTCGTATGTGAATATATGACCATGGAAGATGAACAGATTCACCCGACTACCCTTGCCGAGGTAAAAGACACCGATTATCGCCTGACTTCCGTGATGGTCGTCAAAAATCAGGGACACAGATAG
- a CDS encoding reductive dehalogenase — MGSNFHSTLSRRDFMKAIGMAGAGVGAASLVAPTFHDLDEMASAGTGTKRPWWCKTVETPTTEIDWQNMKKFSEGNTMRGKGTEYLATYIDKAEQDRRAAAKAEATLAHKAAKDPGYTARDYAFSGNASRGLTSNGFETWKTASTPEKLGVPKWVGTAEENAAVIRTFLRFNGTLSIGYTQLETNTTMKLMYEYGPNNREKYTFADVDVPSYTAGKEQVYPNKCKSVITIVNQESQELWKRNPYPLQVQIRYPRAQLIQEQFQGFMTSLGYYALSEGGNGTGIAPAFGVMSGLGEMGRMNRMITPEWGPTVGIFRYVSDIPLPDDQPINAGFLQFCKTCKKCAEACIEGAHSTETEPTWDVSGPWNNPGHKAWFEDSRKCRAYQSLPDSCNAGTCLSVCTFTKYEKAGIHNVIKGVVSTTSVFNGFFRQMDDAMGYGLKDPASFWDACPPIYGVDGTVGYNY; from the coding sequence ATGGGCAGTAATTTTCATTCCACACTCAGCCGCCGGGATTTCATGAAGGCAATCGGTATGGCGGGTGCCGGCGTTGGCGCCGCGTCTCTCGTGGCTCCAACCTTCCATGATCTCGATGAGATGGCTTCCGCGGGCACTGGCACAAAAAGGCCATGGTGGTGCAAGACCGTTGAAACCCCCACAACCGAAATTGACTGGCAGAACATGAAAAAGTTTTCCGAAGGCAACACCATGCGCGGCAAGGGCACCGAATACCTGGCCACCTATATTGATAAAGCGGAACAAGATCGACGCGCCGCTGCCAAAGCTGAGGCTACCTTGGCTCACAAAGCCGCCAAGGATCCCGGTTACACCGCCAGGGATTACGCCTTCAGCGGCAACGCCAGCCGCGGTTTGACCTCAAATGGTTTTGAGACCTGGAAAACCGCTTCAACTCCGGAGAAACTCGGCGTGCCTAAATGGGTAGGGACCGCCGAAGAAAATGCCGCTGTGATTCGTACATTCTTGAGGTTTAACGGAACTTTAAGCATCGGTTACACGCAGCTTGAAACCAATACGACTATGAAATTGATGTATGAATACGGCCCAAATAATAGGGAGAAGTACACCTTTGCGGATGTAGATGTACCCTCATATACCGCGGGCAAGGAACAGGTCTATCCCAACAAATGCAAGTCCGTGATAACCATTGTGAACCAGGAAAGCCAGGAACTGTGGAAGCGCAATCCTTATCCGTTACAGGTGCAGATCCGCTACCCACGCGCCCAGTTGATCCAGGAACAATTCCAGGGTTTCATGACCTCGCTTGGATATTACGCGCTTTCTGAAGGCGGTAACGGTACCGGTATCGCTCCTGCCTTTGGCGTCATGTCCGGTCTCGGGGAAATGGGGCGCATGAACCGGATGATCACCCCGGAGTGGGGACCGACAGTCGGTATTTTCCGCTACGTGTCCGATATTCCCCTGCCGGATGACCAGCCAATCAACGCGGGTTTCCTCCAGTTCTGCAAGACCTGCAAAAAATGTGCTGAGGCTTGTATTGAAGGCGCGCATTCCACGGAGACTGAACCGACCTGGGACGTCAGCGGTCCCTGGAACAATCCGGGACACAAGGCATGGTTTGAAGATTCCCGCAAATGCCGGGCTTACCAGTCTCTCCCCGATTCCTGCAACGCCGGCACCTGCCTTTCGGTTTGCACCTTCACCAAATACGAAAAGGCCGGTATTCACAACGTCATAAAAGGCGTCGTCTCCACAACTTCTGTCTTCAACGGATTCTTCCGTCAAATGGACGATGCCATGGGTTACGGCCTCAAAGATCCGGCCAGCTTCTGGGATGCCTGCCCGCCGATCTATGGCGTTGATGGCACCGTCGGTTATAATTACTGA